In Micromonospora sp. LH3U1, one genomic interval encodes:
- a CDS encoding ABC transporter ATP-binding protein gives MTGFQQLRLEGVTRRFGGQDALVDLNLTIERGEFIALLGPSGCGKSTALNCLAGLLPLTAGSIWQDGARLDTLLPEKRGFGMVFQSYALFPHLTVAKNIAFGLQMRRLPGAEIRRRTDEAIALVHLENQARKLPGQLSGGQQQRVAIARAVVLEPSLVLMDEPLSNLDAKLRLEMRTEIRRLHQALGLTTVYVTHDQEEALSMADRLVVLRAGRVQQVGTPEELHTKPVNRHVADFMGFRNLLDMRVRSVSADRAQVEGGGLILHGTPVGTVRPGDAVAVGVRPEQLRLVASEVDGSVGDGFAATVEVVEYQGREVAVEVLTEAGQRLHLRTVERPAPGDKVRLAVDPTDLLVFPAGGAG, from the coding sequence GTGACCGGCTTCCAGCAGCTGCGCCTGGAGGGCGTCACCCGCCGCTTCGGCGGGCAGGACGCGCTTGTCGACCTTAATCTGACGATCGAGCGCGGCGAGTTCATCGCCCTGCTCGGCCCATCCGGCTGCGGCAAGTCGACCGCGCTCAACTGCCTCGCCGGGCTGCTGCCGCTCACTGCGGGCAGCATCTGGCAGGACGGCGCCCGCCTGGACACGCTGCTGCCGGAGAAGCGCGGCTTCGGCATGGTCTTCCAGAGCTACGCACTGTTCCCGCACCTGACGGTGGCGAAGAACATCGCGTTCGGGCTGCAGATGCGCCGGCTGCCGGGCGCGGAGATCCGCCGCCGTACCGACGAGGCGATCGCGCTGGTCCACCTCGAGAACCAGGCCCGCAAGCTGCCGGGTCAGCTCTCCGGCGGACAGCAGCAGCGGGTGGCGATCGCCCGAGCGGTCGTGCTCGAACCGTCGCTGGTGCTCATGGACGAGCCGCTGTCCAATCTGGATGCCAAGCTGCGATTGGAGATGCGCACCGAGATTCGGCGGCTGCATCAGGCGCTCGGCCTCACCACCGTCTATGTCACACACGACCAGGAGGAGGCGCTGTCGATGGCCGACCGCCTGGTCGTGCTGCGCGCCGGGCGGGTCCAGCAGGTCGGGACCCCCGAGGAGCTGCACACGAAGCCCGTGAACCGGCATGTCGCGGACTTCATGGGCTTCCGCAACCTCCTCGACATGCGGGTCCGGTCAGTGTCCGCCGACCGGGCGCAGGTCGAGGGCGGTGGGCTGATACTGCACGGCACCCCTGTCGGCACCGTGCGGCCCGGAGACGCGGTCGCGGTCGGGGTCCGCCCCGAACAGCTCCGGCTCGTCGCCTCGGAGGTTGACGGAAGCGTTGGCGACGGCTTCGCCGCGACGGTCGAGGTGGTGGAGTATCAGGGTCGTGAGGTCGCGGTCGAGGTGCTTACCGAGGCCGGGCAGCGGCTTCACCTGCGTACCGTCGAACGACCGGCACCGGGTGACAAGGTCCGCCTCGCGGTGGACCCGACCGACCTGCTGGTGTTCCCGGCGGGGGGAGCGGGCTGA
- the uxaC gene encoding glucuronate isomerase: MQQLHLDADRALPPDPTIRTLARTVYETTRSLPLVCMHGHVDAALLADDPPFGDPARLLITPDHYVTRLIHAAGVPLEALGVGPGAETDPRAIWRTFCSHWHLFRGTPSRFWLIHELVEVFGVKTVPSAETADQLYEELSERLAAPEFRPRALFDRFGIEVLATTDSPLDDLDAHARLAADGWGTRVIPTFRPDALVHLDRPGWTADVTTLGRRSGIDTSDYDGYLEALRSRRRAFVAAGGLATDHGHQTADTTPVSDATARRIYADALAGRCTAADAAAFAAHMLFQMAAMSCDDGLVMQLHPGVLRNHHDEALRRYGPDRGFDIPIAVEFTQALRPLLQAFGRHPALRLVLFTVDESVYSRELAPLAGVYPSVLLGAPWWFLDSPDGLRRFRSTVTETAGFYNTAGFVDDTRAFASIPARHDLARRIDAGYLAGLVAEHHLDLDEAIETAADLAYNIPKRVYSRS, from the coding sequence TTGCAACAGCTTCACCTCGATGCCGACCGCGCACTGCCGCCGGATCCCACGATCCGCACACTGGCCCGTACTGTCTACGAGACCACCCGGTCGCTGCCGCTGGTCTGCATGCACGGCCACGTCGACGCGGCGCTGCTCGCCGACGACCCGCCGTTCGGCGACCCGGCCCGCCTGCTCATCACGCCCGACCACTACGTCACCCGGCTGATCCACGCCGCCGGGGTGCCGTTGGAGGCCCTCGGTGTCGGCCCGGGTGCGGAGACGGACCCGCGCGCGATCTGGCGCACGTTCTGCTCACACTGGCACCTGTTCCGCGGCACCCCGTCACGCTTCTGGCTCATCCACGAGCTGGTTGAGGTGTTCGGCGTCAAGACCGTGCCGTCCGCCGAGACCGCCGACCAGCTCTACGAGGAGTTGTCGGAGCGGCTCGCCGCACCCGAGTTCCGCCCCCGAGCCCTGTTCGACCGCTTCGGCATCGAGGTGCTCGCCACCACCGACTCGCCGCTGGACGACCTCGACGCCCACGCTCGTCTCGCCGCCGACGGGTGGGGCACACGGGTGATCCCGACGTTCCGCCCCGACGCCCTGGTACACCTCGACCGACCCGGCTGGACCGCCGACGTGACCACGCTGGGCCGCCGATCCGGCATCGACACCAGCGACTACGACGGCTACCTGGAGGCGCTGCGCAGCCGTCGCCGGGCGTTCGTCGCCGCTGGCGGGCTCGCCACCGACCACGGCCATCAGACCGCCGACACCACCCCTGTCTCCGACGCCACCGCCCGCCGGATCTACGCCGACGCACTGGCCGGACGCTGCACGGCGGCCGATGCGGCCGCCTTCGCCGCACACATGCTGTTCCAGATGGCCGCGATGTCCTGCGACGACGGTCTCGTCATGCAACTACACCCCGGTGTGCTGCGCAACCACCACGACGAGGCCTTACGGCGCTACGGACCGGACCGCGGCTTCGACATCCCGATCGCGGTCGAGTTCACTCAGGCGCTGCGGCCCCTGCTGCAGGCATTCGGCCGGCACCCCGCCCTGCGCCTGGTCCTCTTCACCGTTGACGAGAGCGTCTACAGCCGCGAGTTGGCGCCGCTGGCGGGTGTCTATCCGTCCGTCCTGCTCGGCGCGCCATGGTGGTTCCTGGACAGCCCCGACGGTCTACGCCGGTTCCGCTCCACGGTGACCGAGACCGCCGGCTTCTACAACACCGCCGGCTTCGTCGACGACACCCGAGCGTTCGCGTCGATCCCGGCCCGACACGACCTCGCCCGCCGCATCGACGCCGGCTACCTCGCAGGCCTGGTCGCCGAACATCACCTGGACCTGGACGAAGCGATCGAGACGGCCGCCGACCTCGCCTACAACATCCCGAAGCGGGTCTACAGCCGCTCCTGA
- a CDS encoding ABC transporter substrate-binding protein produces MTLNVLDVAGNLQLTQGMIDDFVSSHSDIVSKVTYSKATAPELAPKIKAQQNAGRVDIDLVLTGVDGLAAGVDQGLWQPLLPAYASRLPGMNDYLPGAAAMQKLAGDSGVTVTYYPSGPLIEYLPDKVPNPPRSAEELLAFAKANPGTVQYARPANSGPGRTFLMGLPYLLGDKDPRDPINGWEKSWAYLTELNKYVTLYPSSTSETMKSLANGSAKIIVTTTGWDINPRVLGQVPKEARIGSLNGFHWVTDAHYAAVPKGISADKQAAILVLLQHMLTPQQQAKAYDKGYFYPGPAVKDVPLSMAPAESQKAITEFGRAEYDQLIGGNPIEVPLDAKALVAAFDKWDREVGGAKVKK; encoded by the coding sequence GTGACGCTCAACGTCCTCGACGTCGCCGGAAACCTGCAGCTCACCCAGGGCATGATCGACGACTTCGTGTCCTCGCACAGCGACATCGTGTCCAAGGTGACCTACTCGAAGGCGACCGCGCCAGAGCTCGCGCCGAAGATCAAGGCGCAGCAGAACGCCGGACGGGTCGACATCGATCTCGTGCTCACCGGCGTGGACGGCCTCGCCGCCGGCGTCGACCAGGGACTCTGGCAGCCGTTGCTCCCGGCGTACGCGTCGCGCCTGCCCGGTATGAACGACTACCTGCCCGGCGCCGCCGCGATGCAGAAGCTCGCCGGTGACTCAGGTGTCACCGTCACCTACTACCCGTCGGGTCCCCTGATCGAGTACCTACCTGACAAGGTGCCGAACCCGCCGAGGAGCGCCGAGGAACTGCTCGCGTTCGCGAAGGCCAACCCCGGCACCGTGCAGTACGCCCGGCCCGCCAACTCCGGCCCTGGCCGAACGTTCCTCATGGGGCTGCCGTACCTGCTCGGTGACAAGGACCCGCGGGACCCGATCAACGGCTGGGAGAAGAGCTGGGCGTACCTCACCGAACTCAACAAGTACGTGACGCTGTACCCGTCCTCCACCAGCGAGACGATGAAGTCACTCGCCAACGGCTCGGCGAAGATCATCGTGACGACGACCGGTTGGGACATCAACCCCCGAGTGCTCGGCCAGGTGCCGAAGGAGGCACGGATCGGATCGCTCAACGGCTTCCACTGGGTCACCGACGCCCACTACGCAGCCGTGCCGAAGGGAATCTCCGCCGACAAGCAGGCCGCGATCCTGGTACTGCTGCAGCACATGCTGACCCCTCAGCAGCAGGCGAAGGCGTACGACAAGGGTTACTTCTACCCGGGTCCCGCGGTCAAGGACGTCCCGCTGTCGATGGCGCCGGCCGAGAGTCAGAAGGCGATCACCGAATTCGGCCGCGCCGAGTACGACCAGCTCATCGGCGGCAACCCGATCGAGGTCCCGCTCGACGCGAAGGCCCTCGTGGCCGCGTTCGACAAGTGGGACCGCGAGGTGGGCGGCGCCAAGGTGAAGAAGTGA
- a CDS encoding ferredoxin, translating to MSTAWRIGVDSRRCIGTSICAGTAPEHFRLVGGLSAPLADSVAPAEVILDAADSCPVEAITVRDATDDRLIAPQE from the coding sequence GTGAGTACCGCGTGGCGGATCGGAGTGGACTCGCGCCGCTGCATCGGCACGAGCATCTGCGCCGGTACCGCGCCCGAGCACTTCCGCCTGGTCGGCGGCCTGTCCGCGCCGCTGGCCGACTCCGTCGCCCCTGCCGAGGTCATCCTCGACGCCGCCGACTCGTGCCCGGTGGAGGCGATCACGGTCCGCGACGCCACCGATGACCGGCTGATCGCGCCGCAGGAGTGA
- a CDS encoding ABC transporter permease subunit: MTSPTSVAFQLGFCVFVLSNYMRVLPKELDEAAVVDGAGVWTRFWRLTPPLCRPALANLQGQFVANQNMIAAAALIAAIPTLIVYQ, encoded by the coding sequence CTGACCTCTCCTACCAGCGTCGCGTTCCAACTCGGCTTCTGCGTCTTCGTGCTCAGCAACTACATGAGGGTCCTGCCGAAGGAACTCGACGAGGCCGCGGTCGTCGACGGCGCGGGCGTGTGGACCAGGTTCTGGCGACTCACCCCGCCGCTGTGCCGCCCCGCTCTCGCGAACCTGCAGGGGCAGTTCGTGGCCAACCAGAACATGATCGCCGCGGCCGCCCTGATCGCCGCGATCCCGACCCTCATCGTCTACCAGTGA
- a CDS encoding ABC transporter permease, whose amino-acid sequence MKVAARPAAWIVWGIVGFFFVNLAGLVLSVVVSSFGKSWFDTWLPQGATTQWYGEAWRDFGLLPVLLTTLQVSALVVGLSVLVGVPASYVLARRAFPGRGVLYLLFLLPILMPPITYGIPLATVLYKYGFAGHLSGVVLANLVPSVPFVILTLTPFIEQIDPAIERAARMCGAGTRQVFVRILAPMLVPGILAASVLVLVRTVGMFELTFLTAGPESQTLVVALYNSMSAAGIRAQQSVDAMAVIYTGTMLVLLVVALRIVNPTQLVARVKEEDPT is encoded by the coding sequence ATGAAAGTGGCCGCGCGGCCCGCCGCCTGGATCGTCTGGGGCATCGTCGGGTTCTTCTTCGTCAATCTCGCCGGGCTGGTGCTGTCCGTCGTCGTGAGTTCGTTCGGCAAGAGCTGGTTCGACACGTGGCTGCCGCAGGGCGCCACCACCCAGTGGTACGGCGAGGCATGGCGCGATTTCGGGCTGCTGCCGGTGCTGCTCACGACCCTGCAGGTGTCCGCGCTCGTCGTCGGGCTCTCCGTTCTCGTCGGGGTGCCCGCCTCCTACGTGCTGGCCCGCCGCGCGTTCCCCGGCCGTGGAGTGCTCTACCTGCTGTTCCTGCTGCCGATCCTCATGCCGCCGATCACCTACGGCATCCCGCTGGCGACCGTGCTCTACAAGTACGGGTTCGCCGGGCACCTCTCCGGGGTGGTCCTGGCGAACCTGGTGCCGTCGGTGCCGTTCGTCATTCTCACCCTGACCCCGTTCATCGAGCAGATCGACCCCGCCATCGAGCGCGCCGCCCGGATGTGCGGCGCCGGCACCCGCCAGGTCTTCGTCCGCATCCTCGCGCCGATGCTCGTCCCCGGCATACTCGCCGCGTCGGTCCTCGTGCTGGTGCGCACCGTCGGCATGTTCGAGCTGACGTTCCTGACCGCCGGCCCCGAATCGCAGACCCTCGTCGTCGCCCTCTACAACTCCATGTCCGCCGCCGGGATCCGCGCACAGCAGTCCGTCGACGCCATGGCCGTCATCTACACCGGCACCATGCTCGTGCTGCTCGTCGTGGCGCTGCGGATCGTCAACCCGACCCAGCTCGTCGCCCGGGTCAAGGAGGAGGATCCCACGTGA
- a CDS encoding mannitol dehydrogenase family protein gives MTLPILGARTDIRLPAYDPADVRVGIVHLGLGAFHRAHQAVYTDDVLGSDPTWGISAYTQRSARVRDQIGPQHGLFTVLERGNRAGPLRVVGSILEARAPSDGPGAAERIADPTIRLVTLTVTEKGYRFRGGGLDLRDPLIQADLARFGRDRPRTVVGQLAAGLELRRRGDAGPLSILPCDNLPANGATVRRLVRDFCAALPTAVGDPLAAWIDTEVAFPSCVVDRIVPSTAIVDLDEVSRLLGFDDAGAVVSEPFSQWTVEDVFAAGRPAWERAGAVFTTDVAPYEAAKLRLLNAAHSLLAYTGALSGHDTIARAMTDPVLADAARRLMAEDAVPTLTLPDGFDVEDYQRTILLRFADPALGHRTNQVAADGSLKLPIRLLDTARDRLAAGGTPYWVALAVAAWMVYVATRDTVQDPLAARLAMAAAGRDTPSALVDALLAVREVFPEAPDPVWREMLIEHAAKLL, from the coding sequence GTGACACTGCCAATCCTGGGTGCCAGAACCGACATCCGATTGCCGGCCTACGATCCCGCCGACGTCCGGGTCGGGATCGTGCACCTGGGCCTCGGCGCGTTCCACCGGGCCCATCAGGCCGTCTACACCGACGACGTGCTCGGGTCCGACCCGACCTGGGGGATCAGCGCCTACACCCAGCGCTCCGCCAGGGTCCGCGACCAGATCGGACCACAGCACGGGCTGTTCACCGTCCTGGAGCGCGGCAACCGGGCCGGGCCGCTGCGCGTCGTCGGCTCGATCCTGGAGGCCCGCGCGCCCAGTGACGGACCCGGGGCCGCGGAGCGGATCGCGGACCCGACGATCCGGCTGGTGACGCTGACCGTGACCGAGAAGGGCTACCGGTTCCGCGGCGGCGGCCTCGACCTGCGGGACCCTCTGATCCAGGCCGACCTGGCCCGGTTCGGACGCGACCGGCCCCGCACCGTCGTCGGGCAGTTGGCCGCCGGTCTGGAGCTCCGACGCCGCGGTGACGCCGGCCCACTGAGCATCCTGCCGTGCGACAACCTGCCCGCCAACGGCGCCACGGTCCGCCGCCTCGTGCGGGACTTCTGCGCCGCGCTGCCCACCGCCGTCGGTGATCCGCTCGCCGCCTGGATCGACACCGAGGTCGCCTTCCCGTCCTGTGTCGTGGACCGGATCGTGCCGTCGACCGCCATCGTGGACCTCGACGAGGTGTCCCGGCTGCTCGGCTTCGACGACGCCGGTGCGGTCGTGTCCGAGCCGTTCAGCCAGTGGACCGTCGAGGACGTCTTCGCCGCTGGCCGGCCGGCCTGGGAACGCGCCGGGGCGGTGTTCACCACCGACGTCGCCCCGTACGAGGCCGCGAAGCTGCGGCTGCTCAACGCGGCCCACTCGTTGCTCGCCTACACCGGTGCCCTCTCCGGGCACGACACCATCGCCCGCGCCATGACGGATCCGGTGCTCGCCGACGCCGCCCGGCGGTTGATGGCCGAAGACGCGGTGCCGACCCTGACCCTGCCGGACGGGTTCGATGTCGAGGACTACCAACGCACCATCCTGCTCCGGTTCGCCGATCCGGCGCTCGGCCACCGCACCAACCAGGTCGCCGCCGACGGCTCGCTGAAGCTGCCGATCCGGCTGCTCGACACGGCCAGAGACCGCCTCGCTGCGGGCGGGACGCCCTACTGGGTCGCCCTCGCCGTCGCTGCCTGGATGGTGTACGTCGCGACCCGCGACACCGTCCAGGACCCGCTCGCCGCCCGGCTCGCGATGGCCGCCGCTGGGCGCGACACCCCCAGCGCCCTCGTCGACGCCCTCCTCGCGGTCAGGGAGGTGTTCCCGGAAGCGCCCGACCCCGTCTGGCGGGAAATGCTCATCGAACACGCCGCCAAGCTCCTGTAA
- a CDS encoding LacI family DNA-binding transcriptional regulator: MRGRHRGEAVAMLRLLALRATNVLITVCQGHTSVKSWCGKALTRLRKRFQTSSCNPIEGASSMSVTIKDVARAAGVSASTVSRALTAPDLVQPETRVRVERAAADLGYRPNRAARGLITGRTGNIGLIVPDLTNPFFPGVVKGVQSRAREADFSVFLADTDEDPAVEVGLVQALSKQVDGIVLCAPRMTEEDLRSVVGGTPMVPMVMLSRKVGRIPSITVDNAEGIRQAVAHLAALGHRRIAYVAGPKLSWSNRERARALRVSTATAGLDLVEIGNVAPQFAGGVAAADLVLAAGVTAVVAYNDLVALGLLNWFATRGVKVPEAISVVGFDDIVLSQMVSPALTTVAQPHGQLGRSSVELLLQLLEDPDRAAVARRELLPQLMVRHSTGPAATSS; this comes from the coding sequence GTGCGCGGTCGGCATCGAGGTGAAGCTGTTGCAATGTTAAGACTCCTCGCGCTTCGTGCCACAAACGTTCTCATCACTGTCTGCCAAGGACACACGTCCGTCAAGAGCTGGTGCGGGAAAGCCTTGACAAGGTTGCGCAAACGATTTCAGACTTCGAGCTGCAACCCGATCGAAGGAGCATCGTCGATGTCGGTGACGATCAAGGACGTCGCCCGTGCGGCGGGCGTATCGGCCTCGACCGTGAGCCGCGCCCTGACTGCGCCGGACCTTGTGCAACCGGAGACTCGCGTCCGGGTCGAACGGGCCGCCGCCGACCTGGGCTACCGGCCCAACCGTGCGGCACGGGGGCTGATCACCGGACGGACCGGCAACATCGGTCTGATCGTCCCTGACCTCACCAACCCGTTCTTCCCGGGCGTCGTCAAGGGCGTCCAGAGCCGGGCCCGCGAGGCGGACTTCTCGGTGTTCCTCGCCGACACGGACGAAGATCCGGCCGTCGAGGTCGGCCTGGTCCAAGCCCTGAGCAAGCAGGTAGACGGCATCGTGCTCTGCGCGCCGCGGATGACCGAGGAGGATCTGCGCTCCGTCGTCGGCGGGACGCCGATGGTGCCGATGGTCATGCTCAGCCGCAAGGTCGGACGGATCCCGTCCATCACCGTCGACAACGCCGAAGGCATTCGCCAGGCGGTCGCCCACCTGGCCGCGCTCGGTCACCGGCGGATCGCCTACGTCGCCGGGCCCAAGCTCTCATGGTCAAACCGCGAAAGAGCCCGGGCGCTGCGCGTGTCGACCGCCACCGCAGGCCTAGACCTGGTCGAGATCGGCAACGTCGCGCCCCAGTTCGCCGGAGGTGTCGCCGCCGCCGATCTGGTCCTTGCCGCAGGCGTCACCGCAGTCGTCGCCTACAACGACCTCGTCGCGCTCGGCCTGCTCAACTGGTTCGCCACCCGGGGCGTCAAGGTGCCCGAGGCGATCAGCGTCGTGGGCTTCGACGACATCGTGCTGTCCCAGATGGTCAGCCCCGCACTCACCACCGTCGCTCAACCACATGGGCAGCTCGGCCGCTCGAGCGTCGAGCTGCTGCTGCAACTGCTCGAGGACCCCGACCGTGCGGCTGTCGCACGGCGAGAACTTCTTCCACAGCTCATGGTCCGTCACTCGACGGGCCCGGCCGCCACCTCGTCATAG
- a CDS encoding ABC transporter permease has protein sequence MAAATGTRVALRHRLAERGIDRQLLLLGPALLFVVVLFIYPFFYGIGLSFQPAEGGAFAAYRSFFTDAYERDTIATTLWLALPVALLNVGASVPIAYRMRGRFRGKRLLTTVLVVPITLGTVLTAQGLLNFLGPTGWFNRALMTSGVIEEPLRLTHNYWGVFFSLVITGFPFAFLLVLSYLSGIDPTLEKAAATLGAGWAQRFRRITLPLLAPGLATTFCLTFVLAFSVFPSAVLVGDPAGETRVISIAAWHAGYEQYDYSKASAIAVVMGLVELVVIAVVLGWRSLLYTGSTGGKG, from the coding sequence ATGGCCGCCGCGACCGGGACGCGGGTGGCGCTTCGACATCGGCTCGCCGAGCGTGGGATTGACCGGCAGTTGCTCTTGCTCGGACCGGCACTGCTGTTCGTAGTGGTGCTGTTCATCTATCCGTTCTTCTACGGGATCGGGTTGTCGTTCCAGCCGGCCGAAGGCGGTGCGTTCGCGGCATACCGGTCGTTCTTCACCGACGCGTACGAGCGCGACACGATCGCGACCACGCTGTGGCTGGCGCTGCCGGTGGCGTTGCTCAACGTCGGAGCGTCCGTGCCGATCGCCTACCGGATGCGGGGCCGGTTCCGCGGCAAACGGCTGCTGACCACGGTGCTGGTCGTGCCGATCACGCTCGGCACCGTGCTCACCGCGCAGGGGCTGCTGAACTTCCTCGGCCCGACGGGCTGGTTCAACCGGGCCCTGATGACCTCGGGCGTGATCGAGGAGCCGCTGCGGCTCACCCACAACTACTGGGGCGTGTTCTTCTCCCTGGTCATCACCGGTTTCCCGTTCGCGTTCCTGCTGGTGCTCTCCTACCTGTCGGGGATCGACCCGACCCTGGAGAAGGCCGCCGCCACCCTCGGCGCAGGCTGGGCGCAGCGCTTCCGGCGGATCACCCTGCCGCTGCTCGCGCCCGGCCTCGCCACGACGTTCTGCCTGACGTTCGTGCTCGCGTTCAGCGTGTTCCCGTCCGCCGTCCTCGTCGGCGACCCGGCGGGGGAGACCCGGGTCATCTCGATCGCGGCCTGGCACGCCGGCTACGAGCAGTACGACTACTCCAAGGCGTCCGCGATCGCTGTGGTCATGGGGCTCGTCGAACTGGTCGTCATTGCCGTCGTCTTGGGCTGGCGGTCGCTGCTGTACACCGGGTCCACGGGAGGTAAAGGATGA
- the manD gene encoding D-mannonate dehydratase ManD, with protein MRIAEARVIVTCPDRNFVTLKIVTDDGVTGVGDATLNGRELAVASYLTDHVVPQLIGRDPTRIEDTWQYLYKGAYWRRGPVTMTAIAAVDTALWDILGKLAGLPVYQLIGGRSREGVTVYGHANGSTVDDVLREVATYVELGYRAVRVQTGVPGLASTYGVSGDKMYYEPADAALPTENVWSTARYLHHIPSVFARVRAEFGPDLKLLHDVHHRLTPIEAARLGKSLEPHALTWMEDPVPAELQEGFRLIRQHTTTPIAVGEVFNAIWDCEQLIREQLIDYIRATVVHAGGITHLRRIFDLAALHHVRSGSHGATDLSPVCMAAALHVDVAIPNFGLQEYMRHTEATDAVFPHGYHFDGGYLHPSETPGLGVDIDEDLAARYPYRPASLPVNRLEDGTMHSW; from the coding sequence GTGAGAATCGCCGAGGCCCGGGTGATCGTCACCTGCCCGGACCGCAACTTCGTCACCCTGAAGATCGTCACCGACGACGGGGTCACCGGCGTCGGCGATGCCACCCTCAACGGGCGCGAGCTCGCCGTCGCCAGCTACCTCACGGACCACGTCGTGCCGCAACTCATCGGCCGGGACCCGACGAGGATCGAGGACACCTGGCAGTACCTGTACAAGGGCGCGTACTGGCGGCGCGGCCCGGTCACGATGACCGCGATCGCCGCAGTGGACACGGCCCTGTGGGACATCCTCGGCAAGCTCGCCGGGTTGCCGGTTTACCAGCTCATCGGTGGTCGTTCCCGCGAGGGCGTCACCGTGTACGGCCACGCCAACGGCTCCACAGTGGATGACGTGCTGCGTGAGGTCGCCACGTACGTGGAGCTCGGCTACCGCGCGGTGCGGGTGCAGACCGGCGTGCCCGGCCTCGCCAGCACCTACGGTGTCTCCGGCGACAAGATGTACTACGAGCCCGCCGACGCCGCCCTGCCGACCGAAAACGTGTGGTCCACCGCCCGCTATCTGCACCATATCCCGTCGGTGTTCGCCCGGGTCCGCGCCGAGTTCGGCCCGGACCTCAAGCTGCTGCACGACGTGCATCACCGGCTCACCCCGATCGAGGCGGCTCGGCTCGGCAAGTCCCTGGAGCCGCACGCGCTGACCTGGATGGAGGACCCCGTCCCGGCCGAGCTGCAGGAAGGCTTCCGGCTCATCCGTCAGCACACCACCACCCCGATCGCCGTCGGCGAGGTGTTCAACGCCATCTGGGACTGCGAGCAGCTCATCCGCGAGCAGCTCATCGACTACATCCGCGCCACGGTCGTGCATGCCGGCGGCATTACCCACCTGCGCCGGATCTTCGACCTGGCCGCGCTGCACCACGTGCGGTCCGGCTCGCACGGCGCGACCGACCTGTCCCCGGTCTGCATGGCGGCCGCGCTGCACGTCGACGTCGCCATCCCGAACTTCGGACTGCAGGAATACATGCGGCATACCGAGGCGACCGACGCCGTCTTCCCACACGGTTACCACTTCGACGGCGGCTACCTGCACCCGTCCGAGACACCCGGGCTCGGCGTCGACATAGATGAGGACCTCGCCGCGCGGTACCCGTACCGGCCGGCGTCATTGCCGGTGAACCGCCTCGAAGACGGGACGATGCACAGTTGGTAG